The Metabacillus schmidteae nucleotide sequence TTTCAGACGTAAAATTTAGTCCAACTGGAATCATGAAAAATGGTGCACCAATCATAATTGCCCACGCTATGACTTGCCAGCTACCTAATTCTTTCGCTAATTTCCCCCCTTCTGCGTAACTTAATCCAAGGATAAGCACTGCAGCCAGTAAAGCTAAATCAGCAACGTGTAATTGTCCGAACCCAAGATTAAGGGCATACACGATTACGGCAAGAGAACCCATTATACTTGAAATCCAAAATTTAACAGATGGAATCTCACCAGCTCTTAACATGGCAAATCCGGCTGTGGCTAATGGTAACAGAGCCAATTCCACTGCTCCATGTGAAACAGGCAAGGATTTCATTGCCCATGTAGTAAGCAGAGGGAACCCTAAAACTGCACCAAACGCAACAATAACTAGACTTTTAAATTGACGAGGAGTAGGAAGTTTTTCTTTCCGTATGCATATCACAACAGCTACTAAAATAGCAGCTGCAACAGTTCTTCCTAATCCGACGAATGTAGTCCCAAAATACTCGACTGCAATACTGGTCGCAGGGAGTGTTAAACTAAAACAAATAACACCTACTAACCCTAAAAATAATCCCATTTTCGCTCTTTTTACATTCTGCATGGATCTTATACCTACCCTTTTTGGACAAATTATATCTGTACCATTTTTCCGGTGGTAATAAATGGCTGTGATATAATTACCATATTAATAGGTATTGAGAGTGAAAATAAACACCACTTTTAACTAACTGTACAGGTACAGACTAGGAGGGATCCTTGCTTGAGCTTAAAATATAATCAGATCATCGATGAAATAAAATTACGACTTACAAATGGTTCGCTTATCGCAGGGAGCAAACTCCCTTCAGTTCGTCAATTGTCTGAACAGTTTTCATGTAGTAAAAATACGGTGATAAAAGCATACGAAGAACTTGGAAAAGAGCATCTCATTTATTCTGTTCCTAAAAGCGGTTACTTCGTTGTGAAAGAGTTTCAACAGAAAACGGATCATTATGACGTGATTGATTTCTTGTCAGCAGGTCCCGATCAAAATGTGATGCCTTATATTGATTTTCAGCATTGTATGAATCAAGCTATCGAACAATATAAAGGAGAGCTTTTTACATACTCTGATCAGCAAGGGCTTTACTCATTACGATTACAGCTGGTGAAATATCTGCAAAATCTCCAGGTATTCACACAACCTGAAAGAATAGTCATTGCTTCAGGTTCACAGCAAGTCCTTCATTTATTGATTTCCATGCCTTTCCCTAATGGAAAAAACAAGATACTACTAGAGCAGCCTACTTATTTTGGTTTTCTTGAATCCATTCATTTACAAAAAGCTAAAGCTTTAGCTATTGAGTTATCCATGGATGGGATTGATCTTGATCGACTGGAAAACATGTTTCGGAATAATGAGATTAAATTTTTTTATGTCATTCCAAGATTTCATAATCCGCTTGGACATAGTTATACAAATAAAGAAAAGAAAAAAATAGTAGAATTAGCGGAAAAATACGATGTATACATTGTAGAGGATGATTTTTTAGG carries:
- a CDS encoding DMT family transporter; protein product: MQNVKRAKMGLFLGLVGVICFSLTLPATSIAVEYFGTTFVGLGRTVAAAILVAVVICIRKEKLPTPRQFKSLVIVAFGAVLGFPLLTTWAMKSLPVSHGAVELALLPLATAGFAMLRAGEIPSVKFWISSIMGSLAVIVYALNLGFGQLHVADLALLAAVLILGLSYAEGGKLAKELGSWQVIAWAIMIGAPFFMIPVGLNFTSEMIYAPIQAWLSFFYLAVVSQFLAYVAWYSGMAMGGIARVSQIQYLQPFLMILFATVFLDESITFFTIVIAVIVVLSVILGENSTITKKNSHSGKRSSFKSHS
- a CDS encoding aminotransferase-like domain-containing protein, with protein sequence MSLKYNQIIDEIKLRLTNGSLIAGSKLPSVRQLSEQFSCSKNTVIKAYEELGKEHLIYSVPKSGYFVVKEFQQKTDHYDVIDFLSAGPDQNVMPYIDFQHCMNQAIEQYKGELFTYSDQQGLYSLRLQLVKYLQNLQVFTQPERIVIASGSQQVLHLLISMPFPNGKNKILLEQPTYFGFLESIHLQKAKALAIELSMDGIDLDRLENMFRNNEIKFFYVIPRFHNPLGHSYTNKEKKKIVELAEKYDVYIVEDDFLGDLDLNTKSDPFFSFDPTGRVIYIKSFSKIFLPGLRMAGVVLPSSMLNSFLRYKFSTDFNSSALSQGALEIYLKSGMFDRHLKKIKKVYHRKMQILQEACELLLPDYTSFTKPTSGFYLSITLPKNVTAKQVVLMLNEQHVFVDDASRMFLPEYKKENLLRLCISQVDESQIKVGVERLAKCIALLNSRKNRIILNNYFRF